Part of the Paenibacillus terrae HPL-003 genome is shown below.
GACACGGCACCACTGCGGATATTGGTGGCTGTGCGCGCAATCGCCCCCGTCGCAGGAATACCGCCAAATAGTGGTGTGAGCAAGTTGGCAAAACCTTGTCCAACCAGCTCACGATTGCTGTTATGCCGGGCCCCTGTCATGCCGTCAGCAACCACCGCCGAAAGCAGGGATTCGATAGCTCCCAGCATTGCGATGACAAGTGCGGGCGGCAGCAGCTTCACAATTAGGTCCCAGGTCACGCTTGGAACATGCAGCTCAGGCAGAGATGCCGGAATTGCGCCGTATGCGGTGCCGATCGTTGCCACCTGACCCGGAAAAAGCCAGGCTGCCACCAGCGTGGATAAGAGCAGGCCAACGAGTGAACCGGGTACCTTGGGCCATTTTTTAGGCACCAGAATGAGGGCGGCAAGACAGATACCCGCCGTCAGAATACTGTACACATTCAGTGAAGGCAGGCGATGGATCAGCTCTGCCATAGAAGGCAGAAACGTTTCATGCCGCTCTACTCCGCGCAAGCCGAGAAAGTTAGCAATCTGACCGCTGAAAATCGTCACGGCAATGCCCGCCGTAAAGCCAATCGTTACCGGCTTAGGGATGAACTTAATTAACGCGCCTAGCCTCAGCACGCCCATTAAGATGAGCATAATCCCCGCCATGAAACCGGCTATGAGCAAATTCTCATAACCGTACTGCATGACAATAGCCAGCAAAATCGGAATAAAAGCGCCCGTAGGTCCGCCAATCTGAAATTTGGACCCTCCTAACAGCGAAACCAAAACTCCTGCCACAATGGTTGTGTACAACCCGTATTCCGGCTTTACTCCCGATGCAATGGCAAACGCCATACCGAGCGGAATTGCCACAATTGCCACGATACTTCCGGAAATCAGGTCCTTTCGCAAAGCTCCTGCGTTATATCCCTCGAACCTTCCCATCCACTTCATCCTCTGTAACCCTTCTTTTCTGTAGTAGCATTACTTCTCGTTCCGTATACCCTCCAGCAACGAGATAGCTTCGACCAGATGATTGTCAAAAATTTGCCGCGCCACCGCAAGCAGTTCCGTCAAGAGCGGGTCCCGCAGCGAGTAAACGACCGTCGTGCCTTCCTTGATGCTGCTCACCAAATTTTTGGCGCGCAACACGGCCAATTGCTGCGATACGGCAGAGCCTTCGGAACCGAGCGCAGTCTGTAGCTCATTTACGTTCCGCTCCCCTTCACTCAACACCTCCAGAATGCGGATGCGCAGAGGGTGAGCCAATGCTTTGAAAAAGTCGGCCTTAAACTTCTGGAGATCTCCTTCCATGCTTGCTCCGTCCCCTCACAAAAATTGTTCTGTAAACCATCAACAATCTCTGAATATTTGAATATTTAGACAGTAACAGGTTTGGGTCATTTGAACTATGATTTAACTCACACTTCACTATGATTAAAGTCACATCTTTCCATTCTTCCTCTTTTCAGGGTTGACAGCTTCCACAGGTTTCCATTAACATAGCAATTAACTTTAGGAAAAGGGGGCCGACAGACATGACTGAGCTTTACATGATGGTAACAGACAGGCAGCATGACAAAACCATATATAAGAATTTTCGTCTCATCGGCCCCGTTCGGGCGACATGATGGGGGACATCGCGCTGTCTGACGGCGTGATTAACCAGGCTTTTTTCTGTATGTAATGCCATTGGAAGAACAGGTTATTTTACGTATTAATGATGTATAGATCATGACGTGTAATGACACTTTCGGTGCAGAAAGCCGTAGACGACAAGTCTGCGGCTTTTTTTATTTCTTTTTTTAAAGCTTAATTTGTATGTATTTTTAGATTTACATGAAGAAGGGAATTATCCAACGATATGAATATACAACACACGACAGACTCGTTCTTACAAAAAGGACCTTACAGCCATCTTATGAAGCTTCCGGCTGGCGATTTGACCGTATATGCTTCTCAGCAGCTTTTCTCCTCACTGGATTACAAGGTGTTCGAGATGGCTAATAACAATTTACAAATTCCCGGTATCCGCTATATGGGGTATACACCAGATGTACATGTAGGCGTCGGAACCTGCATCGGCACAACAGCGGTATGGGGAATGGAGGACGGCTATGTATCTCCCTCCATCGTCGGCAGTGATATCGGCTGCGGCATGCGCGTACACCTGACCAATTTGCACAAGGATGCCTTGAAGGAAACCAAGCTGCGCCGCAAGCTGGTCAAGACCATTGATAAATATTTGCCGATGGAAGCCCACCAGCGTGGACATTATTCAGATATCCGGCTGGAGCATATTGTACGCAAGGGCCTGCATGGGTTACCCAATAAATATATTCCGGACAGCTACACGCCCAAAAAATCAACCTCACTCACCCATGTAGAGCACAGTAAGTTCTCATTTGATGAAGAGGTACTTAATCTCGTCGAAGATCGCACGTGGCACCGGGCTCACCGACAGCTCGGCACGCTGGGTGGAGGGAATCATTTCGTTGAAATTCAGGCGATTGAGATTGCCGAGCACAACCGTGAAATAGCCGAAGCCTGGGGGATGTTCGACGGTCAGGTTGCCGTCATGGTTCACTCCGGATCACGTGCCTGGGGTGGAGCGGTCAGCCAAACCAGCTCGTCTGCCATTGCCAAAGCAATGGGTCGCCTTGGGCTTGGAACCTCTGATCCAAGGTTGGTATTTGCCCCCCTGGAGCATCCCGAAGCTGCACATTACATCAATATGATGTACTCGGCACTGAACTATGCGGTGGTGAACCGACATTTGATCGCTTTTTCCGTACGTGAAGCCTTTCGTGATGTCTTTGGTACAAAGTGCGAGTTGCGCACCTTGTACGATCTGATGCACAATTATGGTTGGGAGGAATCCCACCCGGATCACGGCAGCGTGTTTGTGCATCGTAAAGGGGCTACCCGCGCTCTTCCAGCCGGACATCCTAACAATCCGAAACCTTACCGGGAAACAGGACATCCGGCCTTGATTCCCGGCTCTATGGGGACGTCTTCCTATATTATGGTCGGTCTGCCGGGCGGGCAGGATAACTTCCACTCCATTTGCCATGGAGCGGGCCGTATCCGTTCACGCTCTGCGACCAAACGACTCGTAAGTGTGGACGATTTTGCCGGAGCACTTGGTGTAGGGACAGACGACGAGATTGTGGTCAATCAGTCATCGCTGGAAAGCATTCTCGACGAATCTCCCCAAGCCTACAAAAATGTAGATGATATTATTGAAAGTGTCACCGGGGCAGGACTTGCAACCGTTGTAGCCAAATGCAAGCCGCTGGCCGCCCTGAAAGGAGCCAAATAATTGAGTATAGACATCCCAGCTATTTACGAATTTGATGAACGTACGGATGGGCGTATTACCGGCTATGCCGCTTATGCCCGTCTGATCGACGGCATCAGTGAAGCCCTATATAACCGCTATGGCGTAAAATATGAGCTGTATGCCAGTGACGATCCCAATATTGAGTATTGGGACTTGCTGGAGGAGGACATTCGTTCAGGCAGCCCGGATCTGGAGCATGTGGCACGGGTCTTTGATCGCTTGGAGGAACGCACCATCCAATATGACGATGACGGGCCCACTCCAGAATACGGCGTGCATCTGTCGATGCGTAATAATGTATTCGCCTATCCCAAGTGGGGCATCGCGCTGGCGCGGGTTCCCTTTTTCCGTGAAAATGGCGTATATAATGAAGATTACGTATTTGCGACAGGCGATCAGGAGCTGCAAGGCTTCCTCGCGGGCGTACGCGGGCGTGAACGCAAGCAGAATATGACGCGGGTCACCGTCTTTACTGACACAAGCCGCGGATTATCCCGGCAGGCGGAGCCAATTACCCGTGCCATTACGCGGGATGACGTTATTTTGAAAGCTGAAATCAAGCGCGATATTTTCCGTTCACTCGATCAGTTTTTTGAAGCAGATCGTACATTCTATCAGACTTATAATATTCCATACAAACGCGGTATTCTGCTGTATGGCCATCCGGGCAACGGGAAAACGACGCTTGTTAAATCTATTGCGAGCAGCGTACCGGGTCCGGCCGCCTACTGGCAAATTACGGAGTATACAACCAGCGAATCGGTTAAAGAGGTGTTCGAGGCGGCTACCCGTCTCGCTCCGATGGTGCTGGTCATTGAGGATATTGATTCCATGCCGCAGGAAGTTCGTTCCTTTTTCCTGAATACGCTTGATGGCGCTACTTCCAAGGAGGGTATCTTCCTGATCGGAACAACCAATTATCCCGAAAAAATTGATCCAGGTCTGATGAACCGGGCGGGTCGCTTCGACCGTGCCTATGAAATCAGTCTGCCGGATGAAGCGCTACGACTAGCGTATCTCAAGCTGCGCAACTTCCTTGTTTTTGCAGGAGAAGCGGGTACGCAGAAGGCGGCAGCGATGACTGACGGCTTTTCTCTGGCCCAGCTTGGTGAGCTGTATGTCAGCACTGCTCTGGAATGGCATGAGAGTGGAAAAACGGACATTGAGCTGATTATTAAAGGTATGCGAGGCGAGCTGGATAAGAGCCGCAAGCAGGACTGGTTAAAAAATGTAGCCGAAGGACGAGTTGGATTCTTCTAAATCCTCTCCTGATTTCCCTTTCGGACGTACATCATCATATGCAAAGAACCTCTGAAGCCCATTTTGGCGCATTTAGAGGTTCTTCTTTTTTCCACATTTTCTTCATTCTGTTTCCCCGCTCAACCGATTTAAAAACTGAATGGCTCGTAGACTGGTCGGGCGTTCAAGCACCTCATGAGGTGAACCTTGCTCCACAATCACGCCCTGATCCATCAAAATCACATGGTCCGCCACCTCAGCCGCAAATTTCATTTCATGAGTGACAATGACCATGGTCATACCTTCGGCAGCCAGTTGCTTCATAACTTTAAGCACCTCGCCTACCAGCTCGGGATCAAGCGCAGAGGTCGGCTCATCGAATAACAGCACCTCTGGATCGACCGCCATTGCCCGGGCAATACCGACCCGTTGCTGCTGTCCGCCCGACAACTGATGTGGATAGGATTCGGCTTTTTCCGCCAGTCCCACCTTTTTAAGCAGCTCCAATCCGCGTTTGCGTGCCTCGTCCTTACTCTTCTTCTGAACGGTGACTTGGCCCTCCATTACATTTTGAACTGCTGTCATATGCGGGAACAGGTTGTAGGATTGAAATACCATACCTGTCCGCTTGCGCAGCGCCAAGATGCTTTCCTGTCGCAGCTTCGTTCCTTTCGCAAAATTCAGGGCAATATCCCCCACCTGAATCTCGCCCTGATCAGGAACCTCCAGCAAATTCAGACAGCGCAAAAGCGTTGTTTTTCCGGAGCCGGAAGGACCGATGATAACGAGCACCTTTCCTTTATCCAGTGTCACGTCTACTCCTTTAAGCACTTCCAGCGAGCCGAACGATTTGTGTATATTCCGAATTTGGATCACCGGTACAATCTCCTTTATCTAACGGAAAAACGGCTTAGCCGCTTCTCCAGGTAATTTTGCAGCACAGTCAAGATGGTGCTAAAGAGCAGATAAATAACCCCCGCCTCGGTATAAACTAATAAAGGCTCATACGTGGTAGCCACAATCTGATTGGCCGTTCTGAACATCTCTACGTAGGTGATCGTTGCAGCCAGTGAAGTATCCTTGACCAAACTGATGAAAGAATTAGCTAACGGCGGTACGGACACACGGGCTGCTTGCGGAAGCACGATACGTCGCAGCACTTGCCAACGTGTCATTCCCAAGGAATATCCTGCCTCCCACTGCCCCTCCTGAATGGATATAATTGCAGCACGCATAATTTCGGAGCCATAAGCCCCCACGCTGAGCGTAAAGCCAATCACTGAAGCTATAAAAGGGTCCAGCGTAATGCCAACTGAAGGCAAACCGTAGAAAATAATATACAATTGCACCAGCAACGGTGTTCCCCGAATCACCCACACATAGAAGCCAGAGATCAGCTTGAGTATTCTCCATTTGGACAATCGGGCCAACGCCGTAACCAGCGCCAGTATCAAGCCTAGAGCAAAGGAGATGAGTGTGAGCGGAATCGTGAAAGAAACCCCTGCTTTCAGCAGAGGCAGTAATGAATCGATAATAATTTGTATCTGGCGATCATCCATTGTGCAGACATCCTTTAAAAAGATAAGTTTGCGAAAATCCGGTTCGACATGGCGAGGACTCCGGTTATTCGTGTGTTATTTGGATACGTCGGCTCCAAAATATTTCTCGGAAATTTTCAGGTACGTACCGTCAGCCTTCATGTCAGACAGCGCTTTGTTGACTTCCTTGATCAAATCTTCACTGCCTTTGTTAAAAACAGCCGCGCTGTGTGAAGCATCTGAAGATTCATCCACCTTTTTGATAGGAGCATCAGGCTTTTGCTTCTTCAAATCAAGATAGGACAAACCATCATTGACGGTTGCATCCACTCGTTTGGATGTCAGGAGATCAATCGCCTGATTGAATCCGTCGGTTGCCACAATTTCAGCGCCGTTGCTCTTCGCAATTTGAGTCAGGTTGCTGGTCAGGGATTGCCCGGCCTTTTTACCTTTTAGATCAGCAAACTTTTTGATGTCCGTATTATCTTCGCTTACGATCAGAACCGCCTTAGAGACAATGTACGGATCGGAGAAATCGTATTTTTGCTTGCGCTCGTCTGTAATGGATACTTCATTGAACACCGTGTCAAACCGCTTGGAGTTCAATCCCGCAAATATTCCATCCCATTGCGTCTCGATAAACTCCGGTTGGACACCCAGACGCTTACTTACTTCAGTTGCAATATCGACGTCGAAGCCTGTCAACTTACCAGCAGCATCATGGTAGGTAAATGGAGCATAGGTACCTTCTGTACCGATTCGCAGCTTGCCACTCGCTTTTACAGATTCCAAAGTAGCTGTGGCGGTTGCATCTGCTTTTCCATTATTAGACCCGGCATCCCCGGTAGCAGCATTATTTGAATTAGCACCTTTGTCGTTGTTGCCGCAGGCCGAAACCAGCAAAGCCATTACGATCAGTACGACTGGTAAAAGTCTAAATTTTTTCATGTTAACCACACTCTTTTCCTTTTTCTTGATAACCTAGCATGTAGCTGGCTCATTGAATAGTACATCATTCATTTTTACACGTCAATGCTTTTATCCAATAATCCCTATGCAAAAGGTAAGCTATATTACTTCCGGTACCCAAAGTTATCCTAGGTTGGCTCATTCATAGACAGACTATTCATTTGATCTATCCTCACAGTAACTTTTTTCTGTACCTTTACGTCAAAGGTTTCGTATAATAGTTTCAATATGAAGATTAGTAATATTTACCTCGTCTTTGATTGAAAGGAAGGCATTATGGAAACCCAAAATTCAACCCTATCCTCTGCTTCACCCGAAGGAAGACGTTCAGCTTGGGCCACCTTCACTTCGCCTTTAAGGCAATCCAAAGCGTTCACTCTACTGTGGCTTGGACATTGGATCGCTATGCTGGGAACCTCGGTCACTACAGTCATTTTGCCACTGGTTATCTACTCCCTGACAGGCTCGACTACAATCATGGGGCTGGCGATGACTGTCTATATGCTGCCTAACGTGCTTATTCTGCCCTTTGCGGGGATGATTGTGGATCGGATCGACCGAACCCGTCTGCTTCTGTTCACCAACATTGCCCGCTTCGTATTAATGTTCGCTGCGGCGGTGCTGATGTTTACCGACGGTATGAAACTGCCGTATCTGTTCGTTGGCCTTGCCTTATACGGGTTGATGGACGGGATCTTTAATCCGGCTTATTCTGCCTTGCGTGCACAGGTGTTTACGCCGGACATTCGCAATGCGGCTAACGCGCTCAGTCAGATTAGTATACAAGGCGTCCGTCTGCTTGGCCCTCCACTGGGCGGCTTCATTGTATCCTTTACCTCAGCAGGAGTTGGTTTTGGGCTGGATTCTATCGCCTATCTGATATCTTTTGCCTGCTTCTGGATGCTAAGCGGTCATTTGGCCTCGATCATCGGGAAACGGCAGGCAAATGCAGAACAGCAAGATCAGGAAGGACAGCATTTTCTCAAAGATTTTATTGCGGGCTTTACGATTCTTAAAAGTCATCCGTGGCTGTGGATTACGATTCTGGCTTTTTCCTTCATTAATATTTGTTACTCCGGCATTATTGCGGTACTCATTCCGTGGCTGTTCAAGGTTCATCATAGCTACAGTCCAGTCGTGTATGGTGTTGCGATGGCAAGTAGCGGCGTTGGCGCTATGCTGGGTGCCTTTGTATACGGGTCGCGCAAGCACTGGAAGCATCGCGGCCTGCTCGCTTATCTCGGGGCTTTTGTCAGCGGGCTTGCTTTACTATTGTTGTCTGTAGTCACCTGGATGCCGGGACTGATTATGAGCATGATGCTGGAAGGGTTCGGCATTATGATATTTGCGATCATTTGGGAAACAAGCCTTCAGGAAATGGTTCCCGCCGAATCCTTTGGCCGTGTAGCCAGTCTGGATCTAATGTTTTCCTTTGCCTTACTGCCTGTAGGCTATCTGGCTGTGGGCGCGATGGCGGACAAGCTTGGGGGTATTTTCACCATCGGTCTGTTTTCAACCATTGGCATGTGCATCGTATTGGGCGTTTTATGTGTGCCTCATATCAGGCGGTTTCAATAAAAGAAGCTGCTCCTGCAGGTTCATTTGTGAACCTTGCGGAAGCAGCTTCTTTTCATTTGATAGCCTTATACCCTATAAGGGGTAGTGGAATCGATTAATTATGTGTTAGCCTCTGCTCCGTCCAACGGAACGAAAGATCAAGCTTACGATAACAACCAGCACAATCGCACCAATTAATGCAGGGACAATGTAGAACGATCCGATTTCAGGACCCCAGTCGCCCAGAATCAAGCCACCCAACCATCCACCGATAAAACCAGCGATGATGTTACCAATCACGCCACCCGGAACATCACGACCTGCGATAATTCCTGCCACCCAACCAATAATACCTCCAACAATCAATGCCCATAACCAACTCATTTTACTTCACCTCGTTTAAGTTTTTATCGTTGTGTTCTATTATTAACCACTCGAACTCTTTTTGAACACACTGAGCACAAATGGCCAATATTACCTAATGAACAAAACAATGACTTAGGAGCTTGATACCATCCTACGTGCCTAACTGCCTATTTATAACCCTTGTGTGAAAAGTGTGTATAAAATACAGTTATCCTTGTATTCCTGCTTTTTTTGTGCCATCCTCACATTATGGCTTCATTGAAGTCGCTTCATACATACGTTGCAAAAATAACAGATGATAAGGAGTGACCCCAACTGGAGTGTCGTGTCGGATGCGCCGCCTGCTGTATTGCTATTACGATTTCATCCCCTATTCCCGGCATGCCCGATGGAAAACCGGCTGGTGTCTCTTGCCCTCAGCTCACTTCAGATTACCGCTGCCGATTGTTTGGCAAGCCTGAGCGGCCAACCGTATGCAGCGGATTTCGTGCTGATGAAGATACGTGCGGAAGCACAAACGAAGAAGCATTTGAGTTGCTGAGAGAGTTGGAAGAGTCTACTTTACCGGGTAAAGCTTGAGTAGATACTCGTTCTATATATGGAGGAGGACTTTTTTGCTATGAATATCATTGAAAAAAGAATTGCCGAATTGAAGCAGTATCAACCGGATCTGACCGCCCCGAAGGACATCGAGCTGTTCTGGGACAAAACACTGGAGGATGTACAGGCTAAACCCGTGCGTGCGTTCAAAACACCAGTGGAAACGCCGTATCCTCATATTCATGCCTCACGGG
Proteins encoded:
- a CDS encoding SulP family inorganic anion transporter yields the protein MKWMGRFEGYNAGALRKDLISGSIVAIVAIPLGMAFAIASGVKPEYGLYTTIVAGVLVSLLGGSKFQIGGPTGAFIPILLAIVMQYGYENLLIAGFMAGIMLILMGVLRLGALIKFIPKPVTIGFTAGIAVTIFSGQIANFLGLRGVERHETFLPSMAELIHRLPSLNVYSILTAGICLAALILVPKKWPKVPGSLVGLLLSTLVAAWLFPGQVATIGTAYGAIPASLPELHVPSVTWDLIVKLLPPALVIAMLGAIESLLSAVVADGMTGARHNSNRELVGQGFANLLTPLFGGIPATGAIARTATNIRSGAVSPMSGIVHGLVVLLILVVFAPYASNIPLASMAPVLMVVAWNMSERTHFAHILKTRTADSIVLVVTFLLTVFTTLTTAVEVGLILAVVLFVKRMSSTLSVDKVLPDPSVKHEKVGAHMVTEQHDCPQVAIYSVEGPLFFGAASALENSGMGGQAGYKQGILLLRMGKVPFMDMTGESNFTALIQKYRKSGGTVLVSGLQPQPQTLLHKTGCYDMIGHEHFFEHTGEALTAAIARVDRDTCRGCRQMAFRECAALCGRSQALSRPSISDGAVPVPIPVNSGR
- a CDS encoding ArsR/SmtB family transcription factor encodes the protein MEGDLQKFKADFFKALAHPLRIRILEVLSEGERNVNELQTALGSEGSAVSQQLAVLRAKNLVSSIKEGTTVVYSLRDPLLTELLAVARQIFDNHLVEAISLLEGIRNEK
- a CDS encoding RtcB family protein → MNIQHTTDSFLQKGPYSHLMKLPAGDLTVYASQQLFSSLDYKVFEMANNNLQIPGIRYMGYTPDVHVGVGTCIGTTAVWGMEDGYVSPSIVGSDIGCGMRVHLTNLHKDALKETKLRRKLVKTIDKYLPMEAHQRGHYSDIRLEHIVRKGLHGLPNKYIPDSYTPKKSTSLTHVEHSKFSFDEEVLNLVEDRTWHRAHRQLGTLGGGNHFVEIQAIEIAEHNREIAEAWGMFDGQVAVMVHSGSRAWGGAVSQTSSSAIAKAMGRLGLGTSDPRLVFAPLEHPEAAHYINMMYSALNYAVVNRHLIAFSVREAFRDVFGTKCELRTLYDLMHNYGWEESHPDHGSVFVHRKGATRALPAGHPNNPKPYRETGHPALIPGSMGTSSYIMVGLPGGQDNFHSICHGAGRIRSRSATKRLVSVDDFAGALGVGTDDEIVVNQSSLESILDESPQAYKNVDDIIESVTGAGLATVVAKCKPLAALKGAK
- a CDS encoding AAA family ATPase, translated to MSIDIPAIYEFDERTDGRITGYAAYARLIDGISEALYNRYGVKYELYASDDPNIEYWDLLEEDIRSGSPDLEHVARVFDRLEERTIQYDDDGPTPEYGVHLSMRNNVFAYPKWGIALARVPFFRENGVYNEDYVFATGDQELQGFLAGVRGRERKQNMTRVTVFTDTSRGLSRQAEPITRAITRDDVILKAEIKRDIFRSLDQFFEADRTFYQTYNIPYKRGILLYGHPGNGKTTLVKSIASSVPGPAAYWQITEYTTSESVKEVFEAATRLAPMVLVIEDIDSMPQEVRSFFLNTLDGATSKEGIFLIGTTNYPEKIDPGLMNRAGRFDRAYEISLPDEALRLAYLKLRNFLVFAGEAGTQKAAAMTDGFSLAQLGELYVSTALEWHESGKTDIELIIKGMRGELDKSRKQDWLKNVAEGRVGFF
- a CDS encoding amino acid ABC transporter ATP-binding protein, whose product is MIQIRNIHKSFGSLEVLKGVDVTLDKGKVLVIIGPSGSGKTTLLRCLNLLEVPDQGEIQVGDIALNFAKGTKLRQESILALRKRTGMVFQSYNLFPHMTAVQNVMEGQVTVQKKSKDEARKRGLELLKKVGLAEKAESYPHQLSGGQQQRVGIARAMAVDPEVLLFDEPTSALDPELVGEVLKVMKQLAAEGMTMVIVTHEMKFAAEVADHVILMDQGVIVEQGSPHEVLERPTSLRAIQFLNRLSGETE
- a CDS encoding amino acid ABC transporter permease, translating into MDDRQIQIIIDSLLPLLKAGVSFTIPLTLISFALGLILALVTALARLSKWRILKLISGFYVWVIRGTPLLVQLYIIFYGLPSVGITLDPFIASVIGFTLSVGAYGSEIMRAAIISIQEGQWEAGYSLGMTRWQVLRRIVLPQAARVSVPPLANSFISLVKDTSLAATITYVEMFRTANQIVATTYEPLLVYTEAGVIYLLFSTILTVLQNYLEKRLSRFSVR
- a CDS encoding amino acid ABC transporter substrate-binding protein — encoded protein: MKKFRLLPVVLIVMALLVSACGNNDKGANSNNAATGDAGSNNGKADATATATLESVKASGKLRIGTEGTYAPFTYHDAAGKLTGFDVDIATEVSKRLGVQPEFIETQWDGIFAGLNSKRFDTVFNEVSITDERKQKYDFSDPYIVSKAVLIVSEDNTDIKKFADLKGKKAGQSLTSNLTQIAKSNGAEIVATDGFNQAIDLLTSKRVDATVNDGLSYLDLKKQKPDAPIKKVDESSDASHSAAVFNKGSEDLIKEVNKALSDMKADGTYLKISEKYFGADVSK
- a CDS encoding MFS transporter; this translates as METQNSTLSSASPEGRRSAWATFTSPLRQSKAFTLLWLGHWIAMLGTSVTTVILPLVIYSLTGSTTIMGLAMTVYMLPNVLILPFAGMIVDRIDRTRLLLFTNIARFVLMFAAAVLMFTDGMKLPYLFVGLALYGLMDGIFNPAYSALRAQVFTPDIRNAANALSQISIQGVRLLGPPLGGFIVSFTSAGVGFGLDSIAYLISFACFWMLSGHLASIIGKRQANAEQQDQEGQHFLKDFIAGFTILKSHPWLWITILAFSFINICYSGIIAVLIPWLFKVHHSYSPVVYGVAMASSGVGAMLGAFVYGSRKHWKHRGLLAYLGAFVSGLALLLLSVVTWMPGLIMSMMLEGFGIMIFAIIWETSLQEMVPAESFGRVASLDLMFSFALLPVGYLAVGAMADKLGGIFTIGLFSTIGMCIVLGVLCVPHIRRFQ
- a CDS encoding GlsB/YeaQ/YmgE family stress response membrane protein, encoding MSWLWALIVGGIIGWVAGIIAGRDVPGGVIGNIIAGFIGGWLGGLILGDWGPEIGSFYIVPALIGAIVLVVIVSLIFRSVGRSRG
- a CDS encoding YkgJ family cysteine cluster protein, which gives rise to MECRVGCAACCIAITISSPIPGMPDGKPAGVSCPQLTSDYRCRLFGKPERPTVCSGFRADEDTCGSTNEEAFELLRELEESTLPGKA